The Achromobacter pestifer genome includes a region encoding these proteins:
- a CDS encoding HlyD family secretion protein — protein sequence MTAATPAANPARKRLLLLATGAFTLIAIAYGIWWALFGAHFESTDDAYVHGNLVQITPQVPGTVVAIEADDTETVAAGQPLVRLDPADTDVALQQAQAKLAQTVRQVRTIYVQNDALAADVDLRNADILRAQAELTRAQSDVNRRQQLAKSGGVSGEEILHAEAALKSAQSGLAQARAALAASRAKLATNQALTQGTTVADHPDVQQAAAGLRNAWLAQSRTVLPAPVGGVVARRSVQVGQRVAPGSALMTVVPLDQVWIEANFKEGQLRKMRIGQPAKMVADLYGSAVTYHGTIAGLDAGTGSAFALLPAQNATGNWIKVVQRVPVRITLDPEDLKKHPLRVGLSMDVEVDVGKQEGEPLTQAERKEPVWSTRAFEPAHDEVDAMISKIIEANLAS from the coding sequence ATGACCGCAGCCACACCCGCCGCCAACCCCGCCCGCAAACGCCTGCTGCTGCTGGCCACCGGGGCCTTCACTCTCATCGCGATCGCCTACGGCATCTGGTGGGCGCTGTTCGGCGCCCACTTCGAAAGCACGGATGATGCCTACGTGCACGGCAACCTGGTGCAGATCACGCCGCAAGTGCCTGGCACGGTCGTAGCCATCGAGGCCGACGACACGGAAACCGTCGCCGCCGGCCAGCCGCTGGTGCGCCTGGATCCGGCCGACACCGACGTGGCCTTGCAGCAAGCCCAGGCCAAGCTCGCGCAAACGGTGCGCCAGGTGCGCACCATCTATGTTCAGAACGACGCCCTGGCTGCCGACGTCGACCTGCGCAACGCCGACATCCTGCGCGCCCAGGCAGAATTGACCCGCGCGCAAAGCGACGTCAACCGCCGCCAACAATTGGCCAAGTCCGGCGGCGTCAGCGGCGAAGAAATCCTGCACGCCGAAGCAGCGCTGAAGTCCGCCCAGTCCGGCCTGGCGCAAGCCCGCGCCGCGCTGGCCGCCTCGCGCGCCAAGCTGGCCACCAATCAGGCGCTGACCCAGGGAACCACGGTCGCCGACCATCCCGACGTGCAGCAGGCCGCGGCCGGCCTGCGCAACGCCTGGCTGGCGCAGTCGCGCACCGTGCTGCCCGCCCCCGTGGGCGGCGTGGTGGCGCGCCGCAGCGTGCAGGTCGGCCAGCGTGTCGCGCCCGGCTCGGCGCTGATGACGGTCGTGCCGCTGGACCAAGTGTGGATCGAAGCCAACTTCAAGGAAGGCCAGTTGCGCAAGATGCGCATCGGCCAGCCGGCCAAGATGGTGGCCGACCTGTACGGCAGCGCGGTCACCTACCACGGCACCATCGCCGGACTGGACGCCGGCACGGGCAGCGCCTTCGCCCTGCTGCCCGCCCAGAACGCCACCGGCAACTGGATCAAGGTGGTGCAGCGCGTGCCGGTGCGCATCACGCTGGATCCCGAAGACCTGAAGAAGCACCCGCTGCGCGTGGGCCTGTCGATGGACGTGGAAGTGGACGTGGGCAAGCAGGAAGGAGAACCGCTGACGCAGGCCGAACGCAAGGAGCCGGTCTGGTCGACGCGCGCCTTCGAGCCTGCCCACGATGAAGTCGACGCCATGATCAGCAAGATCATCGAGGCCAACCTCGCATCATGA
- a CDS encoding DHA2 family efflux MFS transporter permease subunit, with amino-acid sequence MSAAKQPAAPPAPPPGGHAPLEGATRIIGSIALSTAVFMNVLDTSIANVSIPTISGDLGVSTSQGTWVITSFAVANAITVPLTGWLTQRFGQVRLFLISTLLFVLASWLCGFAPSLEALIAFRVLQGAVAGPMIPLSQALMLASFPKSKAGMALAVWSMTTLVAPVAGPLLGGWISDNYTWPWIFYINVPVGLLAAWISWRIYGDRESVTRKLPIDKVGLALLVVWVGALQIMLDKGKELDWFASGTIIALAATAFVAFVFFLIWELTDAHPVVDLRLFKIRNFTVGALTLAVAYGVFFGNVVLLPLWLQSNMGYTATYAGLVTAPVGLLAILLTPIVGKMLATRDPRQIATVAFLIFALVCFMRSGFNTQTDVRTLMVPTIIQGAAMATFFVPLTSITLSSIEPWRIPAASGLSNFLRLTAGAFGTSIATTLWENRATMHHSQLTEVAKPGQQAFDQTMATLQNGLGMTHQQALTMVDGLINTQAFTMSAVDVFYASAIIFLALTGLVWFARPRSTKAGGGGAAEAAAGAH; translated from the coding sequence ATGAGCGCAGCCAAGCAGCCCGCCGCCCCGCCGGCGCCCCCGCCTGGCGGTCACGCGCCGCTGGAAGGCGCGACCCGCATCATCGGGTCCATCGCGCTGTCCACGGCGGTGTTCATGAATGTGCTGGACACGTCGATCGCGAACGTGTCCATCCCGACCATTTCGGGCGATCTGGGCGTCAGCACCAGCCAGGGCACCTGGGTCATCACCTCGTTCGCCGTGGCCAACGCGATCACGGTGCCGCTCACGGGCTGGCTCACGCAACGCTTTGGACAGGTGCGGCTGTTCCTGATCTCCACGCTGCTGTTCGTGCTGGCTTCATGGCTGTGCGGCTTTGCGCCCTCGCTCGAAGCGCTAATCGCATTCCGCGTGCTGCAAGGCGCGGTCGCCGGCCCCATGATCCCGCTGTCGCAAGCGCTGATGCTGGCGAGCTTCCCCAAGTCCAAGGCGGGCATGGCGCTGGCGGTCTGGTCCATGACCACGCTGGTGGCGCCCGTCGCCGGGCCCTTGCTGGGCGGCTGGATCTCCGACAACTACACCTGGCCGTGGATCTTCTACATCAACGTGCCAGTGGGCCTGCTGGCCGCGTGGATCAGCTGGCGCATCTATGGCGACCGGGAATCGGTCACGCGCAAGCTGCCGATCGACAAGGTCGGCCTGGCGCTGCTGGTGGTGTGGGTAGGCGCGCTGCAGATCATGCTGGACAAGGGCAAGGAGCTGGACTGGTTCGCCAGCGGCACCATCATCGCGCTGGCCGCGACCGCCTTCGTGGCCTTCGTCTTCTTCCTGATCTGGGAACTGACCGACGCGCACCCCGTGGTCGACCTGCGCCTGTTCAAGATCCGCAATTTCACGGTCGGCGCGCTGACGCTGGCGGTGGCCTATGGCGTTTTCTTCGGCAACGTGGTGCTGCTGCCGCTGTGGCTGCAGAGCAATATGGGCTACACCGCGACCTACGCGGGACTGGTCACCGCGCCGGTGGGTCTGCTGGCCATCCTGCTGACGCCCATCGTCGGCAAGATGCTGGCCACGCGCGACCCGCGTCAGATCGCGACGGTGGCGTTCCTGATCTTCGCGCTGGTGTGCTTCATGCGCTCGGGCTTCAACACGCAGACCGATGTGCGCACGCTGATGGTCCCGACCATCATCCAGGGCGCGGCCATGGCGACGTTCTTCGTGCCGCTCACCTCGATCACGCTGTCCAGCATCGAACCGTGGCGCATTCCCGCGGCCTCTGGCCTGTCGAACTTCCTGCGCCTGACGGCGGGCGCATTCGGCACATCCATCGCCACCACGCTGTGGGAAAACCGCGCGACCATGCACCACTCGCAGCTGACCGAAGTGGCCAAGCCCGGCCAGCAGGCGTTCGACCAGACCATGGCGACGCTGCAGAACGGGCTGGGCATGACGCATCAGCAGGCCCTGACCATGGTGGACGGACTGATCAATACGCAAGCCTTCACCATGTCGGCGGTGGACGTGTTCTACGCGTCCGCCATCATCTTCCTGGCCCTGACCGGCCTGGTCTGGTTCGCCCGCCCCCGGTCGACCAAGGCGGGCGGCGGCGGAGCCGCCGAAGCGGCAGCCGGCGCCCACTGA
- a CDS encoding tartrate dehydrogenase has protein sequence MAKKHKIAVIPGDGIGKEVVPEGLKVLDAVATRFGIDFQWDHFDWSCDYYAKHGKMMPDDWQAQIGQHEAIFFGSIGWPATVPDHEALWGSLFKFRREFDQYINLRPVRLMPGVPSPLKDRQPGEIDFFIVRENTEGEYSNSGGRLFAGTEREVVIQESVFTRIGADRVLKFAFELAQKRGKHLTAATKSNGISISMPWWDERVAEMGEKYPDVRWDKYHIDILCAHFVQHPDWFDVVVASNLFGDILSDLGPACTGTIGIAPSANLNPERKFPSLFEPVHGSAPDIYGKGIANPIGQIWSGALMLDFLGYPDASAAVVKAIETVLAEGPRTRDMKGTASTADVGSAIAALIAAG, from the coding sequence GTGGCAAAGAAACACAAGATTGCGGTGATTCCTGGAGACGGCATCGGCAAGGAAGTCGTGCCCGAGGGCTTGAAGGTGCTGGACGCGGTCGCAACGCGATTCGGCATCGATTTTCAGTGGGACCATTTCGACTGGAGCTGCGACTATTACGCCAAGCACGGCAAGATGATGCCGGACGACTGGCAGGCGCAGATCGGCCAGCACGAAGCGATTTTCTTCGGTTCCATCGGCTGGCCCGCCACGGTGCCTGACCACGAAGCGCTGTGGGGCTCGCTGTTCAAGTTCCGCCGCGAGTTCGATCAGTACATCAACCTGCGCCCGGTGCGCCTGATGCCTGGCGTGCCTTCCCCGCTGAAGGACCGCCAGCCCGGCGAGATCGACTTCTTCATCGTGCGCGAGAACACCGAAGGCGAATACTCCAATAGCGGCGGCCGCCTGTTCGCGGGCACCGAGCGCGAAGTGGTCATCCAGGAAAGCGTCTTCACGCGCATCGGCGCCGACCGCGTCCTCAAGTTCGCCTTCGAACTGGCGCAGAAGCGCGGCAAGCACCTGACGGCGGCCACCAAGTCCAACGGTATTTCGATTTCGATGCCCTGGTGGGACGAACGCGTGGCCGAGATGGGCGAAAAGTACCCGGACGTGCGCTGGGACAAGTATCACATCGACATCCTGTGCGCCCATTTCGTGCAGCATCCCGACTGGTTCGATGTGGTGGTGGCTTCCAACCTGTTCGGCGATATCCTGTCCGACCTGGGGCCGGCCTGCACCGGCACGATCGGCATCGCGCCTTCGGCCAACCTGAACCCCGAGCGCAAGTTCCCGTCGCTGTTCGAACCGGTGCACGGTTCGGCGCCGGACATCTACGGCAAGGGCATCGCCAACCCGATCGGCCAGATCTGGAGCGGCGCGCTGATGCTGGATTTCCTGGGCTATCCGGACGCTTCGGCGGCGGTCGTCAAGGCCATCGAAACCGTCCTGGCGGAAGGTCCGCGTACCCGGGACATGAAGGGCACCGCCTCCACCGCCGACGTCGGCAGCGCGATAGCCGCGCTGATCGCCGCGGGCTGA
- a CDS encoding helicase HerA-like C-terminal domain-containing protein, whose translation MPNPIVVAKNAQTELALLPALANRHGCITGATGTGKTVTLQVLAESFSRIGTPVFMADVKGDLTGISQAGAATPKLLERLKNLGLSEPAWAASPVTLWDVFAEQGLPVRATVSDMGPLLLSRILELNDTQEGVLTLVFKVADDEGQLLLDLKDLRAMLQNVADRASELKTRYGNVSSASIGAIQRGLLALESQGAEKFFGEPMLDVADLMRTDAQGRGMVNVLAADKLMQAPRLYAIFLLWLLADLYEKLPEVGDMDQPKLVFFFDEAHLLFNDAPPALLNKIEQVVRLVRSKGVGVYFVTQNPLDIPDTVLGQLGNRVQHALRAFTPRDQKAVKTAAQTMRPNPGLDIEAAITELGVGEALISLLDAKGRPMPTERAYIVPPASRIGPATDAERQALRQGSPLAPKYEKSIDRESAYEVLAGRAAKPVDQAGAAKNGSAQPEGKGAAEESGGGLMDSLNEVLFGSTGPRGGKRDGVVQTMAKSTVRSIARELTRGILGSLLGSKGRR comes from the coding sequence ATGCCCAACCCCATCGTCGTCGCCAAGAATGCACAGACCGAGTTGGCGTTGCTGCCTGCCCTGGCCAATCGCCACGGCTGCATTACCGGGGCCACGGGTACCGGCAAGACCGTCACCCTGCAGGTCCTGGCTGAATCCTTCTCCCGTATCGGCACGCCGGTGTTCATGGCCGACGTCAAGGGCGACCTTACCGGCATTTCCCAGGCTGGCGCGGCCACGCCCAAGCTGCTGGAACGCCTGAAGAACCTGGGCCTGAGCGAACCGGCCTGGGCGGCCAGCCCCGTCACGCTGTGGGACGTGTTTGCCGAGCAGGGGCTGCCGGTGCGGGCCACCGTGTCGGACATGGGGCCGCTGCTGCTGTCCCGCATCCTGGAATTGAACGACACGCAGGAAGGCGTGCTGACGCTGGTCTTCAAGGTCGCCGACGACGAAGGCCAGCTGCTGCTGGACCTGAAGGACCTGCGCGCCATGCTGCAGAACGTTGCCGACCGCGCCTCGGAACTGAAGACGCGATATGGCAACGTGTCTTCCGCCAGCATCGGCGCCATCCAGCGCGGACTGCTGGCGCTGGAGTCGCAGGGCGCGGAGAAATTCTTCGGCGAACCCATGCTCGACGTGGCCGACCTGATGCGCACGGACGCGCAGGGCCGCGGCATGGTCAACGTGCTGGCCGCCGACAAGCTGATGCAGGCGCCGCGCCTGTATGCCATCTTCCTGTTGTGGCTGCTGGCGGACCTGTACGAGAAGCTGCCCGAAGTCGGCGACATGGACCAGCCCAAGCTGGTGTTTTTCTTCGACGAAGCCCACTTGCTGTTCAATGACGCACCGCCTGCGCTGCTGAACAAGATCGAGCAGGTGGTGCGCCTGGTCCGCTCCAAGGGCGTGGGCGTCTATTTCGTGACCCAGAATCCGCTGGATATTCCCGACACCGTGCTGGGGCAGTTGGGCAACCGCGTCCAGCACGCCTTGCGGGCGTTCACGCCGCGCGACCAGAAGGCCGTGAAGACGGCGGCCCAGACGATGCGTCCCAATCCCGGGCTGGACATCGAGGCCGCCATCACCGAGCTGGGCGTGGGCGAGGCGCTGATTTCCTTGCTGGATGCCAAGGGACGGCCGATGCCGACCGAGCGCGCCTACATCGTGCCGCCGGCCAGCCGGATCGGCCCGGCGACCGATGCCGAGCGGCAAGCGCTGCGCCAGGGCAGTCCGCTGGCGCCGAAGTATGAGAAATCCATCGACCGCGAATCCGCCTATGAAGTGCTGGCCGGGCGCGCGGCCAAGCCTGTGGACCAGGCCGGCGCGGCGAAGAACGGTTCCGCGCAGCCTGAAGGCAAGGGCGCCGCGGAAGAGTCGGGTGGCGGTCTCATGGACAGCCTGAATGAAGTCCTGTTCGGGTCGACGGGCCCGCGCGGCGGCAAGCGCGACGGCGTGGTACAGACCATGGCCAAGAGCACGGTCCGGTCGATCGCGCGCGAATTGACCCGGGGCATCCTGGGATCCCTGCTGGGGTCCAAGGGCAGGCGCTGA